One region of Cyanobium sp. M30B3 genomic DNA includes:
- the raiA gene encoding ribosome-associated translation inhibitor RaiA, whose product MKLLIHGRNLEVTPAIRDYTETKLTRAINHFEGMVKEADVHLSVARNPRVPQQIAEVTMFANGTVIRAQERSDNLYASIDLVANKLTRQLNRYKERLHERHHGPVHRSARDEEAGAATLPPPGASLTDGKEAELPSRGVRRKYFDMPPMSLDEAVHQLEMVDHDFFLFRDADSGELQVVYHRNHGGFGVIQAKPA is encoded by the coding sequence ATGAAACTGCTGATTCATGGCCGCAATCTTGAAGTAACGCCCGCCATCCGGGACTACACCGAAACCAAGCTCACCCGTGCCATCAACCACTTTGAGGGCATGGTCAAGGAGGCCGACGTGCACCTGTCGGTGGCCCGCAACCCGCGCGTGCCCCAGCAGATTGCCGAAGTCACGATGTTCGCCAACGGCACGGTGATCCGCGCCCAGGAGCGCAGCGACAACCTCTACGCCAGCATCGATCTGGTGGCCAACAAGCTCACCCGCCAGCTCAACCGCTACAAGGAGCGCCTGCACGAGCGCCACCACGGGCCGGTGCACCGCTCCGCCCGTGACGAGGAGGCCGGTGCCGCCACCCTGCCCCCGCCCGGAGCCAGCCTCACCGACGGCAAGGAGGCCGAACTGCCCAGCCGCGGCGTGCGGCGCAAATATTTCGACATGCCGCCGATGAGCCTCGATGAGGCGGTGCACCAGCTGGAGATGGTCGACCACGACTTCTTCCTGTTCCGCGACGCCGACAGCGGCGAGCTGCAGGTGGTGTATCACCGCAACCACGGCGGTTTCGGGGTGATCCAGGCCAAGCCGGCCTGA
- the stpA gene encoding glucosylglycerol 3-phosphatase, whose protein sequence is MLAADALSPAELLADLRHHRGHPSDLLLVQDLDGVCMELVHDPLQRRLEPAYVRHARRLDGRFCVLTNGEHAGYRGVNRLVENALAGQNDPAREGLYLPGLAAGGVQLQNRYGSVSTPGVSEAERAFLQALPERLGAGLRAWLLQLLPDLHGPELERQLRLAVLDNPLSPTVNLNGLFNWIADAAAGLHPDPGLAVALQENLLEQMEALLVEAERAGLADSFFLHIAPNLVDAEGREQPVWASADGLGTTDVQFMLRGAIKEAGLLVLINEHIARHHGVHPLGAGFHVRSAPRQLSALLELARSRIPAALMPRLVGVADTITSRPGPEPGSWQRGGSDRGFLTLLQQLGQAFDRPNRVVLVDSSSGEVSRPSFKGGSLAGLSDPHDPLRLDALFPGGPRQYRAFFAELAEELEHGSGTNNPHPDGLPQTQPSSTTEPNH, encoded by the coding sequence ATGCTCGCCGCCGACGCCCTGAGCCCCGCCGAGCTGCTGGCCGACCTGCGCCACCACCGCGGCCACCCGAGCGACCTGCTGCTGGTGCAGGACCTCGACGGCGTGTGCATGGAGCTGGTGCACGACCCCCTGCAGCGGCGGCTGGAGCCCGCCTATGTGCGCCATGCCCGCCGGCTGGACGGCCGCTTCTGCGTGCTCACCAACGGCGAACACGCCGGCTACCGGGGCGTGAACCGCCTGGTGGAGAACGCGCTGGCAGGCCAGAACGACCCCGCCCGCGAGGGGCTCTACCTGCCGGGGCTGGCGGCCGGCGGCGTGCAGCTGCAGAACCGCTACGGCAGCGTGTCCACACCGGGGGTGAGCGAGGCCGAACGGGCCTTCCTCCAGGCCCTGCCCGAGCGGCTCGGCGCCGGGCTGCGCGCCTGGCTCCTCCAGCTGCTGCCGGATCTGCACGGCCCGGAGCTGGAGCGCCAGCTGCGCCTGGCCGTGCTCGACAACCCCCTCTCGCCCACGGTGAACCTCAACGGCCTGTTCAACTGGATCGCCGACGCCGCTGCGGGACTCCACCCAGACCCAGGCCTGGCGGTGGCCCTGCAGGAAAACCTGCTGGAGCAGATGGAGGCGCTGCTGGTGGAGGCCGAGCGGGCCGGCCTGGCCGACAGCTTCTTCCTGCACATCGCCCCCAACCTGGTGGACGCCGAGGGCCGCGAGCAGCCCGTGTGGGCCAGCGCCGACGGCCTGGGCACCACCGACGTGCAGTTCATGCTGCGCGGCGCCATCAAGGAGGCGGGCCTGCTGGTGCTGATCAACGAGCACATCGCCCGCCACCACGGCGTGCATCCGCTCGGCGCCGGCTTCCACGTGCGCAGCGCCCCCCGCCAGCTCAGCGCCCTGCTGGAGCTGGCCCGCAGCCGCATCCCCGCCGCGCTGATGCCGCGGCTGGTGGGCGTGGCCGACACGATCACCTCCCGCCCCGGCCCCGAACCGGGCAGCTGGCAGCGGGGCGGCAGCGACCGCGGCTTCCTCACCCTGCTGCAGCAGCTGGGCCAGGCCTTCGACCGCCCCAACCGGGTGGTGCTGGTCGACAGCAGCAGCGGCGAGGTGAGCCGCCCCTCCTTCAAAGGCGGTTCCCTGGCCGGCCTCAGCGACCCCCACGATCCCCTGCGCCTCGACGCCCTCTTCCCCGGCGGCCCCCGCCAGTACCGGGCCTTCTTCGCCGAGCTGGCCGAGGAGCTGGAGCACGGGTCCGGGACCAACAACCCTCACCCGGATGGCCTGCCCCAAACCCAGCCGAGCTCAACCACTGAACCCAACCACTAA
- the lipB gene encoding lipoyl(octanoyl) transferase LipB, translating into MAHRLDAILFESSAPVGFEQGWRAQRALQHRLLVDPEGPDALLLLEHEPCYTLGRGASTAHLRFPPQAPPLPLHRIDRGGEVTHHAPGQLVLYPVLNLRRHGADLHLYLRQLEQVVIDLLAELGLAGERIEGLTGVWLEGRKLAAIGVGARRWISQHGLALNVDCDLAGFAAIVPCGIAERPVGRLCDWRPQLTAAQLRQPLLAAFAERFQLRLRPPHPHEALQGW; encoded by the coding sequence ATGGCACACCGGCTCGACGCAATCCTTTTTGAATCCAGCGCGCCGGTGGGCTTCGAGCAGGGCTGGCGGGCCCAGCGGGCGTTGCAGCACCGGCTGCTGGTCGATCCCGAGGGCCCCGACGCCCTGCTGCTGCTGGAGCACGAGCCCTGCTACACCCTGGGCCGCGGGGCCAGCACCGCCCACCTGCGCTTCCCGCCCCAGGCACCGCCGCTGCCCCTGCACCGCATCGACCGGGGCGGCGAGGTGACCCACCACGCCCCTGGCCAGCTGGTGCTCTACCCGGTGCTCAACCTGCGGCGCCACGGGGCCGATCTGCACCTCTACCTGCGTCAGCTGGAGCAGGTGGTGATCGACCTGCTGGCGGAGCTGGGGCTGGCGGGCGAGCGGATCGAGGGCCTCACCGGTGTGTGGCTGGAGGGGCGCAAACTGGCGGCGATCGGGGTGGGTGCCCGCCGCTGGATCAGCCAGCACGGCCTGGCCCTCAATGTGGACTGCGACCTGGCGGGCTTCGCGGCGATCGTGCCCTGCGGCATCGCCGAGCGGCCGGTGGGGCGGCTGTGCGACTGGCGGCCCCAGCTCACGGCCGCCCAGCTGCGCCAGCCCCTGTTGGCAGCTTTCGCCGAGCGGTTCCAGCTGCGGCTGCGCCCCCCCCACCCCCACGAGGCCCTGCAGGGGTGGTAA